Proteins found in one Rhodovulum sp. MB263 genomic segment:
- a CDS encoding DUF6524 family protein: protein MSGFLLRWLVAFLLLAATYNPTDYNYIAWAQANFATGKPLVIGLGVMLALALLVYVVAAVRTLGLLGLFLLVVILGLLGYILVGNETLKPELNSFNIWGGAILLSLILGATMSWRSPSKIRAQAKKAQKTRSAAKPANA, encoded by the coding sequence ATGTCCGGATTCCTGCTTCGCTGGCTGGTCGCCTTCCTGCTGCTCGCCGCCACCTACAATCCGACCGACTATAACTACATCGCCTGGGCCCAGGCCAATTTCGCCACCGGCAAGCCTCTGGTCATCGGTCTCGGCGTGATGCTGGCGCTGGCGCTGCTGGTCTATGTCGTCGCCGCGGTGCGCACCTTGGGCCTGCTCGGGCTCTTCCTTCTGGTCGTCATCCTGGGGCTGCTGGGCTACATCCTGGTCGGAAACGAAACACTGAAACCGGAGCTGAACAGCTTCAACATCTGGGGCGGCGCGATCCTGCTGTCGCTGATCCTCGGCGCGACCATGAGCTGGCGCTCGCCCAGCAAGATCAGGGCGCAGGCCAAGAAGGCGCAGAAGACCCGTTCGGCCGCCAAGCCCGCCAACGCCTGA
- the secG gene encoding preprotein translocase subunit SecG produces the protein MENVILIVHLILAVCLIGIVLLQRNEGGGLGMGGGGTITGRAPTTPLGKLTWFFAICFIGSSIALTIIAAENAAGTSVIDRLGGTTPAAGQEATPDEAPAAEPDLLPPAPVVPGDTPAAPPRAD, from the coding sequence ATGGAAAACGTCATCCTCATCGTTCACCTGATCCTCGCCGTCTGCCTCATCGGGATTGTCCTGCTGCAGCGCAATGAAGGCGGCGGGCTCGGCATGGGTGGGGGCGGCACCATCACCGGACGCGCCCCGACCACGCCGCTGGGCAAGCTGACCTGGTTTTTCGCGATCTGCTTCATCGGCAGTTCCATCGCGCTGACCATCATCGCCGCGGAGAATGCCGCCGGAACCTCGGTCATCGACCGGCTGGGAGGCACCACGCCCGCGGCCGGGCAGGAGGCCACCCCTGACGAGGCCCCCGCGGCCGAGCCGGACCTGCTGCCGCCCGCCCCGGTCGTTCCCGGCGACACGCCCGCCGCCCCGCCGCGCGCCGACTGA